The stretch of DNA CGATGTAGCGCGGGGCCCCCGGCTTCCCGTGACGGGCAAGCTCTGTGACCTCGTTGGTCTTTGGGTCGACGGATATCAGTGCACCTCCGCGAGGGTCGTCCTCGGAGGGCTGACCCGACTTGGAGGTTCCCGAGAGGGACATGATCAGCCGACCATCGGTGCGGTCGAAGTAGACAACCTGCTGTCCGTCCAGGACCGTCGGGATGCGCGAGCTCACGGTGTAGTCGTCGCCCTCCGTGAACGACGGTGGCGCGGGAGAGAGCGCGAACTGACGCTGGGGCTCGGGCTCCTTCGTCGTCGTGCAGGACGTCGTGCCGAGTACGACCGCCGCCATCGCCGAGGCGATGGCGGCGGCCTTGCGCGCAGAGGTCACAGGACGACGCCCCACGGCTGGGTGAAGATGCGCATGCTCGTGTTCCGCATCGCGTTGGTCTTCTGCGGAGCCTTCGACTGGCCTGTGTTCGTCCACCGGCCTGCGACCGGGTCCGCGTAGGCGAGCCTGTCGCCCGAGCCGGAGTAGCCGTAGCCCATGATCAGGTGGTCGATCGTGAAGGTCGTGTAGTGGTAGTTGTAGTGCGGGTTGCCCGCCCCGGCCAGCTCCCGCGTCCCGTACACGACGGCGCGGTTGTAGACGCCGATCGAGTTCACGACGCCGCTCTTGATCGAGGCCGCTGACGGGCTCGAGACGAGGCGGGACGCGAAGCCGGCCCACCGGTTGAGCGTGAGCGGGATGCGCGACATGTTCGTGCCGCTCGTGGTGGTCGCGAGGTAGCGGGACGAGGCCAGCGTCGTCTGGGAGATGGTGTCGGAGGAGTTGTAGCGGCTCCGCTCGCAGGCGCTGCACGACGCGCGGATCGCCATCGCGACGGACGCCGGCCCGCAGTAGTAGGAGGTGCGCTGGGTGGAGTGGCGCACGGGGAGCGCCTTCTGCGTCGCCGCTGCCATCACGCTGGCACCGGAGTCGGACGTGGTCGACGCGTCGGCGGAGAAGTCGGGCTCGGGCTCGATCTCCGAGTACGGGCGCCCGGCGACGCGCTCGACCTCCGCGCGTGCCGCGACGATCCGCTCGTCGAGCGACGGCTCACCGTCCGCCCGCGCGGTCGCGGCGCCGGCTCCACCGGCGAGGTACTTCTCGGCGTAGAGCGCGTGCAGGGCGTCGAGGGCGTCGTTGAGCGGCTTCTCGGCCTGCACCGACGGCAGGTCCCCGAGCGACTCGTACCCGTTGGGCAACGCGATGCCCCGACCCTCGGGCGTGGCCGGCTCGTCCGCGGCGGACGCCGGAGCCGCCGCGAGCAGCGCGGCGATCGTGACGGCTGACAGAGCGGCGAGGCCGAGACCGGTGGTGGTGCGTTGCCTGCGGCGGCGTCGCGAACTGAACATGATGTGTCCCCCCTGGGAGCGTCGACGGTGTGTGCGTCGATCAACCCATGGGAGGAGCCGCGGGCAGAAGCGTTCGAACGATCTTCTGAAGACGGCTTGACATCCGGCCGCTGAGGTGAGCCGAGACAGCGGCGCTTCGGTGTACCGCTCTCCAACAGTCCAGATGGTCGGGCGCACCTGTGCCATCGACCGGGTCCGAGCGAGACGGAGCTGGAGCGTGCTCAGCACGTCACGGATGCGCGACTTGCAGGTAGGCGGTGAGAACGCTGAGGAGCATGACTTTCAGGTGAGAACGTCACGTCATGGCCGAACGGCTCGCCAGCCGTCGCCCACCAGCGCTTCCCTCAGATCGGCTTTCTCCCGGGGCGCAGCCGGGTATTTCGGCAAGATGGGCTGCGCGGAGACCTCCGACACGCACCATCCCCCGGGCGATCGCTCGACGTCCACGCGGTACGTGTTCCAGCCTGTGTACGAACCGTCGGCGATGTGCACGACGCCGGCGATCTCCACTGCGAAACCCGGATCCTCGGCCTGGCTCCTGACCCACATGGTCTGATCGGTTGACCAGTAGCGACCGAGGCCGGACCGTTGTTGCTCCTCGACCTCGCCGATCAGGGCGCTACGCGTCCGCACACTCAACGCGTCGCATCCGACGTCTGCGAGAAGGGAACGCATGTCCACGGCGTCACGCACGTCCATGACGGACTGGCTCAGCGCCAGGGCGAATTCTTCGGCGGAGACGTGGTCGTTGCTAGCGGTCCTCGCGGCACGTTCGACCTTCTCCCTGGACGCGGTTCCGAAGAGCGCCTTTGACACCTGAGTCGACGTGATCGGCTTGCTGAGCGGTTCGGCTGCTCCGAGCTCGGGACGTGTCTGGGAGCTCCTCGAGGCGCTGGCTCCGTCAGAAGTGGTGGGAGACCTGGCGTTCGTGCACGACGCGAGCGCCATGGACGCGAGCAGCAAGGTGCCCGCAGTCAGGATCACTCTCACGCCACGGCCCTGTCGATGATCGAGTCGCTGGAGGCGAAGGCGAATGCGAGTCGTCCGGAAAGGTGTGGATGAGATCCGTGGGGCTGGGCCTCCACGCCTGGCGCCTTCAGATCGTGGGTCCGATCCCCATCCATGCATGCGCCGTGCCCTTCGAAGCGGTCTGGACCTCTCGTGCTGCGGACCAGACGCCCGCATCGCCGCCAGCCGAGCTGATGCTGCCGTAGTCGCGATGCGTCCGGGTCTCGTGTTGTGCACGCTAGAGGTAGGGAAGGACGCCACGTCGAGGCACCGCGTGATTCCGCGCTGCGGCCATACGGACGGACGAGAGCCGGGCGACGCGCCGGTACATCCCCGACTCCGTCCGAGCACTTCGTCGTGCGCACCGGTGGATGTCCGACGAGGCAGAGACGCTGGGTCCCACCTCGACCTCACCTCGACATGAACGCGTGGTGAGGGGGAGGGGCGTCGAAAGTCAGACGCTGACGGCTCTCAGCGCGTGTACTGCCCCTTCCGCCGCAGCGCCGAGCCGACGGCGAAGCCGATGAGCAGCAGGGCGGCGGCGAGGATGGCGTGCAGCCAGGTGTCGGCGGTGTCGAGCGGGACGACGTTGGCGTCGGACGTGTGGTCGACCATGAGGCCGTAGACCGTCAACGCGGCGTAGACGATGCCGCTGCCCACGAGGTAGGCGGGAGCGAGGCGGGGGCGGAGGGCCGCCGCGAGGCCGAGCAGGCCGAACAGCACGTGCACGAGGTTGTGCAGCACCGACACCTGGAACACACCGAACAGCTCCGCGCCGCTGTGGTGGCCGCTGCCGCTCAGCTGGTCGAGGTCGGTCGTGACGCCCGGGACGAAGCCCAGGACGCCGACGAGGAGGAACACGGCACCGAAGAGGAGGGCTGCCCCGCGGGCGAGGACGACGGGGTCCTCGTCGGGGCGCGGGCCGGTGCTGGACAGATGGTGGTTCTCGGACACGGTGGTACCTCTCGGTGCTGGTCAGGGGCAGGACAGGGCAGGTCAGGGCGTGCGGGTCAGGCGGCACCGGCGATGCGGGCCATCGAGGCCGCGGCGCGGGCGCCGTCGACGAAGGGCTCGCCGTGGCCGGGCAGCACGACGTCGGCGTCGGTCTCGGCGATGGCGTCGAGCGAGGCGAGCGCACGGTCGCGGTCACGGGTGCCGGCGCGCGCGACGACGCGCGGCCCGCGACGTCCGGTGTACGGGTCGAGGGTCACCAGGGCGTCGCCGGTGAGCACGACGCCACGGTCGGGCAGGTGGAAGGCCACGTGGCCGTCGGTGTGGCCCGGCGTGGGCACCGCGCACAGACCGCCCGGGAGCAGCGTGTGCTCGTCCTGGACGAGCACAGGACTGTCGAGCCCCTCGACGTTCAGGGCACCCGCCCGCACCATCGCGGCCAGGTGGCGCCACGAGCCGGGGTGCAGCACCGGGTAGAGCAGCCGCGGCCTCCCCGGGCGGTAGCGGTACGGGCGCTGCGCGATCGGCCCGTCACCCGTGTGCACCCACGTGTGCACGCCGCGCCGCTCGGCCGCGGCGCACACGCCCAGGTGGTCGAAGTGCGCGTGCGTGAGCACCACGGCCTCCAGCGACTCCCAGCTCATCCTGCGCTGCCAGAGCAGCTGCTCGACCAGCGGCCGGCACCCGGGCAGGCCGCCGTCGACGAGGACGCCACCCCGGTGGGTGTCGTCCTCGACGAGGTAGCAGCAGGTCGACGCGTGCTCCACCCGGTGGACACCGGGTGCGACGTCGAGCGTGATCACCATCGACCTCCCGCCGCCGTGACCGCCAGCACCGCCCACCACGCCGCCACGAAGACGACGAGGCGGGCGACGCCGCGCGACACCGCGGGCGCGGTCGGCACCTGCCGTGCGTACGCGACCGGGCTCACGACAGCGCGTCCTTCGCCTTGTCGATGAGCCCCTTCGTCTCCTGCAGCTCCTGCGTCCCGTACAGACGCGGGTCGCCCGGAGCCAGCTCGGGGATCTGCCCGTGCGCCTCGATCAGCGCTGAGCGGAAGTCGCCCCGACCGTCGGGTGCAGGACCCGAGGCCCACGACCCCTCCGTCGCCGCCTCGCCGTCGCTCGCCTGGATGAAGGTGTGCGAGAACTCGTCGAACTCCTCCTCCAGCGGGAACGCCTCGGGTGTCGGCACGCCGTCGAGCCCGTCGGCCTTCAGCTCCTCGATCGCCGAGAGCCACTGCATCTGGTGCATGTGGTCGCGCGTCACCAGGAAGCGGATCAGGTCCTTCACGCCCTGGTCGTCGGTCATGTGGAACAGGCGCGCCACCTGCAGGCGACCCTGCATCTCGGCCGTCACGTTCAGGTGGAAGTCGGCCATCAGGTTGCCGCTCGCCGTGACGAACGCACCCGACCACGGCACGCCGTTGCTGTCGTGCGGGTAGGCGCCGCCGCCGTTGACGATCGTCTGCTGCGGGTTCTGCTGCCCGAACTCGCTCGCCTGCGTCGAGCCCGTCGTGTCGTCCGGCGCCATCGGCGGCGCCTTGTCGAGCAGCTGGTCGATCATCGTCGTGATCATCTCGACGTGGCTCAGCTCCTCGGTGCCGATCGACATCAGCATGTCCTTGTACTTGCCGGGCAGCCGACAGTTCCAGCCCTGGTAGAGGTACTGCATGGCGACGGTCATCTCGCCCCACTTGCCGCCCAGCACCTCCTGGAAGCGGCGGGCGAACGCGGGATCGGGTGCGTCGGGGCGGGCCGTGAACTGCAACGGCTTCTGGTGGGTGAACATGGCGGCTCCTCGTGGGTCCCGACGCGCGGTGCCGCACGTCGTGGTGGCCGGAGGCGTACCCGCCGCGGGCCACCCAGACACCTCCGTGTGGACGGGGATGGTCGAATAGGGGCCATGCGTCGCCTGCTGCTGCCCGTGGTCGCCACCGCCCTGCTGCTCGCCGGGTGCACCGGCGGAGGGAGCAGCGCCGACCCCGGCGCCACCTCCACGCCCACCGCGTCGCCCACCTTCTCGGCCGACTTCGCCGACCTGGAGCAGGAGTACGACGCGCGGCTCGGCGTCTACGCGATCGACACCGGCACCGGCCAGGTCGTGGAGCACCGGGCGGGGGAGCGGTTCGCGTACGCGTCGACGATCAAGGCGATCGCGGTCGGCGCGCTCATGCACGAGAAGCCCCGCTCCGTGCTCGACCAGACCGTGCAGATCAGCGAGGACGACCTCGTCGACTTCTCCCCGCAGGTCGAGAAGGCGCTCGAGGCCGGGCAGACCGAGCTCACCGTGCGCGAGGTCGCCGACGCGGCCGTCCGGTACAGCGACAACACCGCCGGCAACCTGCTGTTCGACCTGCTCGGCGGTCCTGAGGAGCTGCAGGGCGTGCTGCGCGAGATCGGCGACCGCACGACGAAGGTGTCGCGCATCGAGCCCGACCTCAACGAGGCCACGCCCGGCGACGACCGCGACACCACCACGCCCGAGGCGCTCGCCACCGACCTGCGCCGGCTCACGCTCCCGGCGGCCGACGGCGAGAAGGACGTGAACGACGGCTACGCGCGCGCCTTCCTCACCGACCTCATGGTGCGCAACACCACCGGCGACGACCTCATCCGCGCGGGCGTCCCCGACACGTGGGAGGTCGCCGACAAGACCGGGGCGGCCAAGTACGGCACCCGCAACGACATCGCGATCCTGCGCCGCGCGGAGGGCGCCCCGATCGTCATCGCCATCATGTCGTCCAAGGACGACCAGGACGCCGAGGCCGACGACGACCTCGTCGCCGACGCCACGCGCGTCGCCGTCGCCGGGTTCGGCGTCTCGAACGACTGAGCTCGTCGACCGGGCCCCGGCGACCGACCGACGCAGACACGACGACGCCCACCCCGACCTCGGGGTGGGCGTCGTCGTGAGGTGGACGGGTCGGTGCGACGTCAGCAGCCGCCGCAGGTGAAGAAGGTGACGTCCCAGTGGCTGCCTTCCTTCGCGTACTCGTTGCCCGAGGCGGAGCGGTACAGCTGCGCGCCGTCGCTGCGGGTGCCGACGTACGTGAACGTGTTCGTCACGTACGACGTGAGGCAGCTCGACAGGCTGAAGTCGAGCTTGTAGCCGTTGTAGTGCGAGTACGTCCCGGACGCGTGGCCGACCTCGGTGCCGCCCGTGATGTTGAGCGCGCAGCCGCTGGCCGACTTGAGCGTGCGTGCACCGTCGACGCTGGTCTGGCGCAGGCCCTCGAACGACGTGCACGACGGGTTGCTGCGGGTGGTGCAGCCTCCCGACGACGACCACGTGATGCCGGCGGAGCGGAAGGCCGACTCGGCCTGCGCCTGGGTCACGGCCGAGGCGGACGACGCGACGCCGACCACGCTGCCGAGCCCGAGCAGGGCGCCGGTCAGGAGGACGACGAGCCGTCGCAGGACAGGTGCTTTCTGGTTCCCCGATGTGTTCATGGGTCCCATGCCAACCCGAGTCGGCGTCGTGACGCAAGCCCCCGGCGGTGACGATCAGTCGACGAGCGCGTGACGCAGGCGGTCGCGGTACTCGCGCGCCTCGCCGTCGGCGTAGCGGGTGCGCGGCCAGAAGAAGCCGCGCAGGCCGTCGCCCTTCGTGCGCGGCACGACGTGCACGTGCAGGTGCGGCACGCTCTGGGAGACCACGTTGTTCATCGCCACGAACGTGCCCTGCGCGCCCAGCTCGCTCGACATCGCGGCGGCAGCCCGGCGGGCCGCCGCGAACAGCGGCACGGTCATCGGCTCCGGCAGCTCGAGCAGGGTGTCCACGTGCTCGCGCGGCACGAGCAGCGTGTGCCCCTTGAACACGGGCCGCACGTCGAGGAAGCCGAGCACGTGCTCGTCCTCCAGCACCACCTCGGCCGGCTCGTCGCCGGCGACGATCTTGCAGAACAGGCACGCCACGGTCTCGATCCCACCACAGGGCCGGTAACCTCGACAGGTGGCCACCGACTTCCCCGAGCAGATCAAGGAGCTCGGCGCGACCCTGACCTCCATCGAGAAGGTGCTCGACCTCGACGCGATGCAGCGCGAGATCGACGAGCTCCAGGAGCAGGTCGGCGCGCCGGACCTCTGGGACGATCAGGCGAACGCGCAGCGCGTCACCGGTCGTCTGTCGACGCTGCAGGCGCAGCTGGAGCGCGTGCAGGGGCTGCGCGGCCGGATCGAGGACCTCGAGGTCCTCGTCGAGCTCGCACAGGAGGAGGGCGACGCCGACTCCCTCGCCGAGGCGGAGTCCGAGCTGACCAAGCTGCAGCAGGCCGTCGAGTCGCTCGAGGTCCGCACGCTGCTGTCGGGCGAGTACGACGAGCGCGAGGCCCTCGTGACCATCCGCTCCGGTGCCGGC from Aeromicrobium erythreum encodes:
- a CDS encoding HIT family protein, giving the protein MACLFCKIVAGDEPAEVVLEDEHVLGFLDVRPVFKGHTLLVPREHVDTLLELPEPMTVPLFAAARRAAAAMSSELGAQGTFVAMNNVVSQSVPHLHVHVVPRTKGDGLRGFFWPRTRYADGEAREYRDRLRHALVD
- a CDS encoding DUF4383 domain-containing protein, giving the protein MSENHHLSSTGPRPDEDPVVLARGAALLFGAVFLLVGVLGFVPGVTTDLDQLSGSGHHSGAELFGVFQVSVLHNLVHVLFGLLGLAAALRPRLAPAYLVGSGIVYAALTVYGLMVDHTSDANVVPLDTADTWLHAILAAALLLIGFAVGSALRRKGQYTR
- a CDS encoding C39 family peptidase, which gives rise to MFSSRRRRRQRTTTGLGLAALSAVTIAALLAAAPASAADEPATPEGRGIALPNGYESLGDLPSVQAEKPLNDALDALHALYAEKYLAGGAGAATARADGEPSLDERIVAARAEVERVAGRPYSEIEPEPDFSADASTTSDSGASVMAAATQKALPVRHSTQRTSYYCGPASVAMAIRASCSACERSRYNSSDTISQTTLASSRYLATTTSGTNMSRIPLTLNRWAGFASRLVSSPSAASIKSGVVNSIGVYNRAVVYGTRELAGAGNPHYNYHYTTFTIDHLIMGYGYSGSGDRLAYADPVAGRWTNTGQSKAPQKTNAMRNTSMRIFTQPWGVVL
- a CDS encoding MBL fold metallo-hydrolase, whose protein sequence is MVITLDVAPGVHRVEHASTCCYLVEDDTHRGGVLVDGGLPGCRPLVEQLLWQRRMSWESLEAVVLTHAHFDHLGVCAAAERRGVHTWVHTGDGPIAQRPYRYRPGRPRLLYPVLHPGSWRHLAAMVRAGALNVEGLDSPVLVQDEHTLLPGGLCAVPTPGHTDGHVAFHLPDRGVVLTGDALVTLDPYTGRRGPRVVARAGTRDRDRALASLDAIAETDADVVLPGHGEPFVDGARAAASMARIAGAA
- a CDS encoding manganese catalase family protein; this encodes MFTHQKPLQFTARPDAPDPAFARRFQEVLGGKWGEMTVAMQYLYQGWNCRLPGKYKDMLMSIGTEELSHVEMITTMIDQLLDKAPPMAPDDTTGSTQASEFGQQNPQQTIVNGGGAYPHDSNGVPWSGAFVTASGNLMADFHLNVTAEMQGRLQVARLFHMTDDQGVKDLIRFLVTRDHMHQMQWLSAIEELKADGLDGVPTPEAFPLEEEFDEFSHTFIQASDGEAATEGSWASGPAPDGRGDFRSALIEAHGQIPELAPGDPRLYGTQELQETKGLIDKAKDALS
- the bla gene encoding class A beta-lactamase, whose product is MRRLLLPVVATALLLAGCTGGGSSADPGATSTPTASPTFSADFADLEQEYDARLGVYAIDTGTGQVVEHRAGERFAYASTIKAIAVGALMHEKPRSVLDQTVQISEDDLVDFSPQVEKALEAGQTELTVREVADAAVRYSDNTAGNLLFDLLGGPEELQGVLREIGDRTTKVSRIEPDLNEATPGDDRDTTTPEALATDLRRLTLPAADGEKDVNDGYARAFLTDLMVRNTTGDDLIRAGVPDTWEVADKTGAAKYGTRNDIAILRRAEGAPIVIAIMSSKDDQDAEADDDLVADATRVAVAGFGVSND